Proteins from a genomic interval of Gloeocapsopsis sp. IPPAS B-1203:
- a CDS encoding efflux RND transporter permease subunit, whose translation MLNAILKWSIVQRWLVVLGAIIVTVLGIYNLTQMPLDVFPNFAPPQVEIQTEAPGLAPEEVESLITLPVESAINGTPGVETVRSSSAVGISVVKVIFSWGTDIYQARQLVTERLQQAQSKLPQGIEPPQISPISSPIGTVLQYAFTAETTPLMEVRRLVDRDITNRLLAVPGISQVIAYGGDVRQYQVLVDPAKLKAFNVTLAEVTDAAAAANTNAAGGFLVSPDQELLIRGIGRISTIEDLQRSVVTARNGTPVLLGDVAEVQIGAALQRGDGSLNGQRAVVVMINKQPQADTPTVTQAIEAAMAELQTSLPSDVKFTVTFRQQNFIDDAIENVQSSLRDGIIIVSIILLLFLMNWRTAMITLSAIPLSVLIGMIILNLFGQAINTMTLGGLVVAIGSVVDDSIVDMENAYRGLRKNQLAGTPVHPFQVVYDTSVEVRVSVLFSTVIIAVIFAPIFTLTGVEGRIFAPMGVAYLVSIFASTLVAMTLSPALCAILLTKQQLPEDDTWISRFSQRLYRPLLRFSINFPSTILVSAVAVFIASLIILTSLGRVFLPEFQERSLVNAMLLYPGTSLEATNQAGLAIQDALKDDPRFESVQLRAGRAPGDADAGGVNLGHVDIEISDEGMKDRETTVEKVRAEFAKLPGVAPSIGGFISHRMDEVLSGVRSAIAVKIFGPELDELRSIGAEVQTAMSNIAGVVDLQLEPQVPVKQVQIQFDRATAARYGLTVGNLSEMIETALNGKVVSQVLQEQQLFDLLVWLQADSRNNLDTIRNLLVDTPEGSKIPLAQLAQVNYGTGPNTINRENVSRLIVVSANVAGRDLGSVIEDIQANIKQQVQLPSSYFIQYGGQFESEQRASQNLLVFGTLALVIIAVLMYFAVKSIPAMLMIMINLPLALVGGIFSVALGGGILSVASMVGFITLFGVATRNGLLLVENYNAKLAQGMPVKKVLLEGSTDRLVAILMTAFTSALGMVPLVVGSGAGKEILQPLAVVVLGGLFTSTALTLLVLPALYSQFSRLLVPKQIKQTIQNESFDAQNVTHHQQI comes from the coding sequence ATGCTCAATGCCATTCTCAAGTGGTCAATTGTTCAACGTTGGCTGGTTGTGCTGGGAGCAATTATCGTGACGGTGTTGGGAATTTATAACCTAACACAAATGCCGTTGGATGTTTTTCCTAACTTTGCACCACCCCAGGTTGAAATTCAGACTGAAGCACCAGGGCTAGCTCCTGAGGAAGTTGAATCCTTAATTACATTACCCGTCGAAAGTGCAATCAATGGTACTCCTGGAGTTGAAACGGTTCGTTCTTCCTCCGCAGTAGGCATCTCTGTAGTCAAAGTCATTTTTAGCTGGGGAACCGATATTTATCAAGCACGTCAGCTTGTGACTGAGCGATTGCAACAAGCTCAGAGTAAGTTACCGCAAGGTATTGAACCACCCCAAATTTCTCCGATTAGCTCGCCCATTGGCACAGTCCTTCAGTATGCTTTTACTGCTGAAACTACACCATTGATGGAAGTAAGGCGATTAGTTGATCGCGATATTACAAATCGATTATTAGCAGTTCCAGGTATTTCTCAAGTGATCGCGTATGGCGGAGATGTTCGTCAGTATCAAGTTTTGGTTGACCCTGCTAAATTAAAAGCTTTTAATGTCACTTTAGCTGAAGTTACAGATGCGGCAGCAGCAGCGAATACAAATGCCGCAGGAGGATTTCTCGTCAGTCCCGACCAGGAATTATTAATTAGGGGTATTGGTCGAATTTCTACAATCGAAGACTTGCAGCGATCGGTAGTTACTGCTCGCAACGGTACGCCCGTCTTGTTAGGTGATGTGGCTGAGGTGCAAATTGGTGCCGCCTTGCAGCGCGGTGATGGTAGTTTGAACGGTCAGCGGGCAGTTGTTGTGATGATTAATAAACAACCCCAAGCTGATACCCCAACTGTCACGCAGGCAATTGAAGCCGCAATGGCAGAACTTCAAACCAGCTTACCATCAGATGTCAAGTTTACGGTTACTTTCCGGCAACAAAATTTTATTGATGATGCGATTGAAAACGTTCAAAGTTCTTTGCGAGATGGAATCATCATTGTTTCCATTATCCTGCTGCTATTTTTGATGAATTGGCGCACTGCCATGATCACGCTTAGCGCTATTCCACTCTCGGTGCTGATCGGGATGATCATCCTCAACTTGTTTGGTCAAGCCATCAACACAATGACGTTGGGAGGATTAGTCGTAGCAATTGGCTCAGTGGTAGATGACTCAATTGTAGATATGGAAAATGCTTACCGAGGGTTACGGAAAAATCAACTAGCAGGAACTCCTGTTCATCCGTTTCAGGTTGTTTATGACACTTCAGTAGAAGTACGTGTCAGCGTACTGTTTTCTACGGTAATCATTGCCGTGATATTTGCGCCAATTTTTACTCTTACAGGAGTCGAAGGTCGGATTTTTGCGCCGATGGGTGTGGCGTATTTAGTGTCGATTTTTGCTTCTACATTAGTAGCAATGACACTTTCACCAGCCTTGTGTGCCATTTTGTTAACTAAGCAGCAATTACCAGAAGATGACACCTGGATTTCGCGCTTTTCCCAAAGATTGTATCGTCCACTTCTAAGGTTTTCGATAAATTTCCCCAGCACTATTTTGGTTAGCGCAGTTGCGGTGTTTATTGCTTCTTTAATTATTTTAACGTCCTTGGGACGGGTATTTTTACCAGAATTTCAGGAGCGATCGCTTGTTAATGCCATGTTGCTTTATCCTGGCACTTCTTTAGAAGCTACCAATCAAGCAGGTTTAGCAATTCAAGATGCGCTTAAAGATGACCCGCGATTTGAATCAGTGCAGTTACGCGCTGGACGCGCACCAGGAGATGCTGATGCAGGTGGTGTCAACTTAGGACACGTTGATATTGAAATCAGCGACGAAGGAATGAAAGATCGGGAAACGACGGTTGAGAAGGTAAGAGCAGAATTTGCGAAATTACCTGGTGTTGCACCGAGTATTGGAGGTTTTATTTCGCACCGCATGGATGAGGTATTATCTGGCGTAAGAAGTGCGATCGCAGTCAAAATCTTTGGTCCCGAACTCGATGAATTACGTAGCATTGGCGCTGAAGTGCAAACAGCGATGAGCAACATTGCAGGTGTTGTCGATTTGCAACTAGAACCGCAAGTTCCTGTTAAACAAGTACAAATTCAATTTGACCGTGCTACTGCTGCGCGCTATGGTCTGACTGTTGGCAACCTTTCAGAAATGATTGAAACCGCCTTGAATGGTAAAGTTGTTTCTCAAGTGTTGCAAGAACAACAACTGTTCGATCTGTTGGTGTGGCTGCAAGCCGATTCGCGTAACAACCTAGATACGATTCGTAACTTACTTGTAGATACTCCCGAAGGATCAAAAATTCCTCTCGCTCAATTAGCTCAAGTTAACTATGGTACTGGTCCAAATACAATCAATCGCGAAAATGTTTCGCGCTTAATCGTTGTTTCTGCCAACGTAGCTGGGCGAGATTTAGGTTCGGTTATTGAAGATATTCAAGCAAACATCAAACAACAAGTACAACTACCGTCGAGCTACTTTATCCAGTACGGTGGTCAATTTGAATCCGAACAGCGAGCCAGCCAAAACTTACTTGTCTTTGGCACACTGGCTCTTGTCATCATAGCTGTTCTTATGTACTTTGCTGTCAAATCAATACCAGCTATGTTAATGATTATGATTAATTTACCTCTAGCTTTAGTTGGAGGTATTTTTTCTGTGGCGTTGGGTGGTGGAATTCTCTCTGTAGCATCAATGGTGGGCTTTATTACTCTCTTTGGAGTAGCGACACGTAATGGACTATTACTGGTAGAAAATTACAACGCCAAGTTAGCACAAGGAATGCCAGTGAAGAAGGTATTACTTGAAGGTTCAACAGACCGCTTAGTAGCAATTTTGATGACTGCTTTTACCTCAGCTTTGGGTATGGTTCCGCTTGTCGTTGGTAGTGGCGCAGGCAAAGAAATTTTACAACCTTTGGCTGTTGTTGTCTTAGGTGGATTGTTTACTTCTACTGCATTAACTTTACTAGTTTTACCTGCTTTGTATTCTCAATTTAGTAGACTTTTGGTTCCGAAGCAAATAAAGCAAACAATTCAAAATGAAAGCTTTGACGCACAAAATGTAACACACCACCAACAAATTTAA
- a CDS encoding efflux RND transporter periplasmic adaptor subunit: MQYVSHHAKQCTASRCVAGAMFSLLILATPNKVLAHGGHGNEFQGGANQAADAIQVDATTAKRLGIKVEPVTRQPIAVGIKTTGQIETLPNQQVEVTAPLNSTVVKLLANPGDSVRKGQAVAVISSPELVQLRVESQEKQAEGLADLQQAQADLSLARQNYQRYLQIATAQTAQARSQVAFAQEKYNRDRELAAAGALPRRNALESQTQLAQAQAELTKAASRRDVLEAEAQLKRAQSAVEVAQSRISLSNANYQTRLQQLGTRANAAGLVTVAAPISGTVTDREASLGQSFQDAGGKLMTIVNDNRVFATANIYEKDLAQVKTGQRVNIKVASLPNRTFSGRITRIGSVVEGETRVVPVQAEVDNLNGQLKPGMFAELEVLTDQTSAETIAIPSSAVVDANGKQLVYVQNGNAYVAAEVTLGETFGDLVEVKSGLFEGDLIVTVRSPQLYAQSLRGGSTTQEGEQQQAPIPATPTSNSIPLPWWVVGAIGGTAIGAGAFVAGTLWSNRRNQHHLSGAYVGVPNDGFVTSSEVASRESSHHEPEIYEAPIWVENNNHQPTPKVSQLESGTKKYSDS; encoded by the coding sequence ATGCAGTACGTCTCCCATCATGCCAAACAATGTACAGCAAGCCGCTGTGTTGCTGGAGCAATGTTCAGTTTGTTGATCTTAGCTACTCCTAACAAAGTTTTAGCTCATGGCGGACATGGAAATGAGTTTCAAGGCGGAGCAAATCAGGCTGCTGACGCAATTCAAGTTGATGCCACAACTGCTAAACGACTAGGAATAAAAGTTGAGCCAGTGACTCGTCAGCCAATAGCTGTAGGAATTAAAACTACAGGTCAAATTGAAACATTACCGAATCAACAAGTTGAGGTAACGGCTCCTTTAAATAGCACGGTAGTCAAATTACTCGCTAACCCTGGAGACAGTGTAAGAAAAGGACAAGCGGTGGCGGTTATTTCCAGTCCTGAATTAGTTCAATTAAGAGTTGAGTCGCAGGAAAAGCAAGCAGAAGGACTGGCAGATCTACAACAGGCACAAGCCGATTTAAGCCTAGCTCGTCAGAACTATCAACGATATTTGCAGATCGCAACAGCCCAAACCGCACAAGCACGCAGCCAAGTGGCATTTGCACAAGAAAAGTATAACCGCGATCGCGAACTAGCAGCAGCAGGCGCACTACCGCGTCGCAATGCCTTAGAATCACAAACTCAACTGGCACAAGCTCAAGCCGAACTCACTAAAGCTGCGAGTCGCCGAGATGTACTAGAAGCAGAAGCACAACTCAAACGCGCACAATCAGCTGTTGAGGTAGCTCAATCTCGAATTAGCCTGAGTAATGCTAATTACCAAACTCGGCTCCAACAACTGGGAACTCGCGCGAATGCGGCAGGATTAGTAACTGTAGCCGCACCCATATCTGGTACAGTTACTGACCGAGAAGCTAGCCTCGGTCAATCATTCCAAGATGCTGGTGGTAAGCTGATGACGATAGTTAATGATAATCGCGTATTTGCCACAGCAAATATCTACGAAAAAGATTTAGCTCAAGTTAAGACAGGTCAACGTGTAAATATCAAAGTAGCTTCACTCCCGAATCGCACCTTCAGCGGACGAATTACGCGAATTGGCTCGGTAGTAGAAGGAGAAACGCGGGTAGTGCCAGTACAGGCGGAAGTAGATAACCTGAATGGACAACTCAAGCCTGGGATGTTTGCAGAATTAGAGGTATTAACTGACCAAACGTCAGCAGAGACAATCGCCATTCCGAGTTCAGCAGTGGTAGACGCAAATGGCAAACAATTGGTTTACGTGCAAAATGGCAATGCTTATGTAGCGGCAGAAGTTACTCTAGGTGAAACCTTTGGAGATTTGGTTGAGGTCAAGAGTGGTCTATTCGAGGGAGATTTGATTGTTACTGTGCGATCGCCGCAACTTTACGCGCAATCTTTACGTGGTGGTAGTACAACTCAGGAAGGGGAACAACAGCAAGCACCTATACCCGCAACGCCAACTAGCAACAGTATTCCGTTACCTTGGTGGGTGGTGGGAGCCATCGGAGGAACTGCAATTGGGGCTGGAGCATTTGTGGCAGGTACTCTGTGGTCTAATCGCCGTAACCAACACCATTTGAGTGGAGCATATGTAGGAGTACCAAATGATGGCTTCGTTACTTCATCAGAAGTTGCTTCGAGGGAGAGTAGTCACCATGAGCCTGAAATCTACGAAGCTCCTATATGGGTAGAAAATAACAATCACCAACCGACACCTAAAGTAAGTCAACTCGAATCCGGCACTAAAAAATATTCTGACTCCTGA
- a CDS encoding DUF305 domain-containing protein codes for MKFTQSISLKTGLLALTFAAIASTGGLLASCANTTQSQVPNTSATDAGSTTSQKQQSPNTMTDTGGMQGMDHSSMNHNMAMDLGSADANYDLRFIDAMRLHHRGAIAMAQEAQQKSQRPEIRKLAENIIQAQSREENELLRRWRQDWYPNAPQEFVAYGNESKPLVPMSEQQQQSMTMLEDLGPADAEFDLRFMNAMIAHHEGALMMAQDALAKSQRPEIKKLAQEIIDSQQAEIAQMKQWQQAWYKQ; via the coding sequence ATGAAGTTTACACAAAGTATTTCTTTGAAAACAGGGTTATTAGCATTGACCTTCGCAGCGATCGCCTCGACAGGCGGCTTACTTGCATCTTGTGCAAACACAACTCAAAGCCAAGTCCCTAATACATCTGCAACTGACGCAGGTTCAACTACTTCTCAGAAGCAACAATCGCCAAACACCATGACGGATACAGGTGGTATGCAGGGCATGGATCACAGTAGCATGAACCATAACATGGCTATGGACTTAGGTTCTGCTGATGCTAATTATGACTTGCGGTTTATTGACGCAATGCGACTACATCATCGCGGCGCGATCGCCATGGCTCAAGAAGCTCAACAAAAATCGCAACGCCCAGAAATTAGAAAACTAGCAGAAAATATTATTCAAGCTCAAAGTAGAGAGGAAAATGAGCTGTTGCGGCGGTGGCGACAAGACTGGTATCCCAATGCTCCTCAAGAATTTGTAGCTTACGGTAATGAGAGCAAGCCACTGGTGCCGATGTCGGAACAACAACAGCAAAGCATGACGATGCTTGAAGACTTAGGACCTGCTGATGCTGAGTTTGACTTGCGGTTTATGAATGCAATGATTGCCCACCATGAAGGTGCTTTGATGATGGCACAAGATGCTTTAGCAAAATCCCAGCGTCCGGAAATTAAGAAATTGGCTCAAGAAATTATTGATTCGCAGCAAGCGGAGATTGCTCAAATGAAGCAGTGGCAACAAGCTTGGTACAAACAGTAA
- a CDS encoding multicopper oxidase family protein, whose translation MKIHRRQFFTLSAATVGAILVSRWVNQQNQNPLQSAISTERYANALPQLHKSKDGLLELDLEASYRPVQLGNRQAYLLSYNGQVPGPRLEVKPGDTIRIHLTNKLSQPTNLHYHGLHVTPQGNADNVFLNIPSQERLTYEFFLPRDHPAGTFWYHPHLHGSVAEQVFGGLAGLFIVRGELDEIPEIQAAQEEFLVLQDFDLDTNGRIITPNPMAMMMGREGQLVTVNGQVNPSLKIASGGLLRLRLLNASPSRFYRLALENHPLYLIATDGGALSEPVEVADLLLSPGERAEVLVKGDSPSERLRQRQPGQYRLLNLPYNRGGMSMMGQGMSEMMGRGMRHDMGTQSQAPQPLATLTYHDSVTSVPLPQKLISVDSLPKPVLTRRIELSMAMGMGRGMTFLFNGKAYDPKRIDTEVQLGTTEEWELVNVDPDRMDHPFHLHINPFQVISRNGQPEPYQAWKDTVLVQGGETVRIRIPFRDFAGKTVYHCHILDHEDLGMMGNLEIRS comes from the coding sequence ATGAAAATTCATCGTCGTCAATTTTTTACGCTCAGTGCTGCCACTGTAGGAGCAATTCTTGTCAGTCGTTGGGTAAATCAACAAAATCAAAATCCGCTGCAATCGGCGATTTCTACGGAACGTTACGCGAACGCGCTCCCACAACTGCACAAAAGTAAGGATGGTTTGCTTGAACTCGATCTGGAAGCGAGTTATCGTCCGGTTCAATTGGGTAATCGACAAGCTTATCTTTTAAGCTACAACGGACAAGTTCCAGGTCCGCGACTGGAGGTCAAGCCAGGAGATACTATCCGCATTCACCTTACCAACAAACTTTCGCAACCTACAAACTTGCACTACCATGGATTGCACGTTACACCGCAGGGGAATGCTGACAACGTTTTCCTCAATATTCCATCACAAGAGCGCCTGACTTATGAATTTTTCCTGCCTCGTGACCATCCGGCAGGTACTTTCTGGTATCATCCCCACCTCCACGGCTCAGTGGCAGAGCAAGTGTTCGGCGGACTTGCAGGTCTTTTTATTGTACGCGGGGAACTAGATGAAATTCCAGAAATACAAGCAGCACAAGAAGAGTTCCTTGTTTTGCAGGATTTTGACCTTGACACCAATGGTCGCATCATTACCCCGAATCCTATGGCAATGATGATGGGACGTGAGGGACAACTCGTGACGGTAAACGGGCAAGTCAATCCTAGTCTAAAAATTGCTTCTGGTGGATTGCTACGCTTGCGCCTCCTTAATGCTTCCCCATCCCGCTTTTATCGATTAGCACTTGAAAATCATCCTCTCTATTTAATCGCCACAGATGGCGGTGCTCTAAGCGAGCCAGTCGAAGTCGCCGATTTACTGTTATCTCCTGGAGAACGGGCGGAAGTACTCGTCAAAGGCGATTCTCCTTCGGAGAGGCTTCGCCAACGCCAACCAGGACAATACCGCTTGCTTAATTTGCCTTATAACCGAGGCGGTATGAGCATGATGGGGCAAGGTATGAGTGAGATGATGGGGCGTGGAATGCGTCATGATATGGGAACTCAATCCCAAGCTCCACAACCTTTAGCAACTCTTACCTATCACGATTCCGTTACTTCTGTGCCACTACCGCAAAAGTTAATTAGTGTTGATTCTTTACCAAAGCCTGTACTCACCCGTCGAATTGAACTCTCAATGGCAATGGGAATGGGTAGAGGTATGACATTTCTCTTCAATGGTAAAGCTTACGATCCTAAGCGAATTGATACTGAAGTGCAATTGGGCACAACTGAGGAATGGGAATTAGTAAATGTTGACCCAGACCGCATGGATCACCCTTTTCATCTCCATATCAATCCATTTCAAGTTATTTCTCGCAATGGTCAACCTGAGCCTTATCAAGCTTGGAAAGATACAGTTCTAGTGCAGGGCGGTGAAACTGTCCGAATTCGCATTCCTTTCCGCGATTTTGCAGGTAAAACTGTGTACCACTGCCATATTCTCGACCACGAAGACTTGGGAATGATGGGGAATTTAGAGATTCGTAGTTGA
- a CDS encoding DUF305 domain-containing protein codes for MHKRWTVKITSQLALALTLIIGTLVTTRMPVKADAPAPRNRLTILEIRLLRDLIDGHNFAVQMAQVCVQKASRPQLKSLCEQVISTQQQEIQTMRSWLFNWYGVSYAPTANKFATNVVNELASLNGRQFEIVFMKTLASHHWGAIEFAGEIIDRAYHHQFVDLAADVVTAQVSEINQLQNMLLNVYGVEYNGAAAAGSASVDPEPGLLDPGAPRR; via the coding sequence ATGCACAAGCGTTGGACTGTAAAAATTACCTCTCAGCTAGCTCTAGCTTTAACACTAATAATTGGTACACTTGTTACTACAAGAATGCCTGTTAAAGCAGACGCGCCTGCACCAAGAAATAGGCTAACAATATTAGAGATTCGTCTTCTACGAGATTTAATTGACGGTCATAATTTTGCAGTCCAAATGGCACAAGTTTGCGTACAGAAAGCCAGTCGTCCACAACTAAAGTCTCTCTGCGAACAGGTAATTTCAACTCAGCAACAAGAGATACAAACTATGCGATCGTGGCTTTTTAATTGGTATGGCGTTAGCTATGCGCCGACAGCTAATAAATTTGCTACGAACGTAGTCAACGAACTTGCATCATTAAATGGCAGGCAATTTGAAATTGTCTTTATGAAGACATTAGCGTCACATCATTGGGGTGCTATCGAGTTTGCAGGAGAAATTATTGACCGTGCTTACCATCACCAATTTGTAGATCTTGCCGCAGATGTTGTTACTGCACAAGTAAGTGAGATTAATCAGCTACAAAATATGCTTCTGAATGTTTATGGTGTTGAATACAATGGTGCTGCTGCTGCTGGTTCGGCATCTGTTGATCCTGAACCTGGATTACTCGATCCAGGAGCACCTCGCCGATAA
- the lnt gene encoding apolipoprotein N-acyltransferase translates to MLASGFLALASGMLMGLTVAPVEAWFLAWIALVPLWVLVASPAQRKTKLLSATLWGIGYHGVALSWITGVHPMMWMGVPWLASIAITLFCWAAITLWGAVLVTIWAVCMTVLSQSVGTFSRTLVGVALWCGLESLWSLGPLYWTSLSYTQSPHNLVILHLGQISGSLTVTAAIVAVNGLLAEAWMKYEGSVVKDQRAAIKVFARSCILFVILHLIGFSLYSRPLIQPPETALRVGIIQGNIPNTIKLYPEGLRRALADYTEGYITLVERGVEAVLTPEGALPFMWSEVLRTSFYSAVQEKGVTAWIGTFGEQGQSYTNSIFTLTEKGEFSRYDKVKLVPIGEYIPFEQVLGGLIQRLSPLEAKLVPGLPDQVFDTPFGRAIAAICYSSAFPEQLRYQAAAGGQFILSAANNAHYSPSMPAQHHAQDTMRAIETDRWAVRATNTGYSGIIDPHGRTLWISGLNTYELHAETVYRRITQTLYVRWGDWLTPLLLGLAVISKSISSLAK, encoded by the coding sequence ATGCTTGCCTCTGGTTTTCTTGCTTTAGCTAGCGGTATGCTAATGGGGCTAACTGTTGCCCCTGTTGAAGCATGGTTTTTAGCATGGATCGCATTAGTACCTTTATGGGTATTAGTAGCATCTCCCGCACAACGAAAAACTAAATTACTCTCAGCTACACTGTGGGGAATTGGCTATCACGGTGTTGCTTTGTCTTGGATTACTGGTGTTCACCCTATGATGTGGATGGGAGTACCGTGGCTTGCGAGTATTGCGATCACACTATTTTGCTGGGCTGCTATTACACTTTGGGGTGCAGTCTTAGTCACAATTTGGGCAGTTTGTATGACTGTTCTGAGTCAAAGTGTAGGAACTTTCAGCCGCACTCTTGTTGGCGTTGCATTGTGGTGTGGTTTAGAAAGTTTATGGAGTTTAGGTCCTTTATATTGGACTTCACTTTCCTACACTCAGAGTCCTCATAACTTAGTTATTCTCCATCTAGGACAAATTTCCGGTTCTCTCACAGTCACAGCCGCAATTGTTGCAGTTAATGGCTTACTAGCTGAAGCATGGATGAAATATGAGGGGTCAGTGGTCAAGGATCAGAGGGCTGCAATAAAGGTCTTTGCCAGAAGCTGCATACTTTTTGTTATATTACATCTTATTGGGTTTAGTTTATATAGTCGCCCATTAATACAACCACCAGAGACTGCTTTAAGAGTAGGAATTATTCAAGGTAATATTCCCAATACAATCAAACTTTATCCTGAAGGATTGCGACGGGCGCTCGCCGATTACACCGAAGGATATATTACATTAGTCGAGCGAGGAGTTGAGGCAGTTCTGACACCCGAAGGGGCTTTACCTTTTATGTGGAGTGAGGTGCTGCGTACCTCTTTCTACTCTGCTGTACAAGAAAAAGGTGTCACCGCTTGGATTGGTACATTTGGCGAACAAGGACAAAGTTACACCAACAGCATATTTACTCTTACTGAAAAGGGCGAATTCAGTCGCTACGACAAAGTTAAATTAGTACCAATTGGTGAATATATTCCGTTTGAGCAAGTTTTAGGAGGATTAATTCAACGATTATCTCCATTAGAAGCCAAGCTAGTACCAGGTTTGCCAGATCAAGTATTTGACACACCTTTTGGACGTGCGATCGCTGCAATTTGTTACAGTTCCGCGTTTCCTGAACAGTTACGTTATCAAGCTGCAGCAGGTGGACAATTTATCCTCAGCGCTGCGAATAACGCACATTACAGCCCTTCAATGCCAGCACAACACCATGCTCAAGATACCATGCGAGCAATAGAAACAGATCGTTGGGCAGTACGCGCAACAAACACAGGTTACTCAGGTATTATCGATCCGCACGGTAGAACATTGTGGATATCCGGCTTAAACACTTACGAGTTACACGCAGAAACAGTCTACCGACGTATTACGCAAACTTTATACGTCCGTTGGGGGGATTGGCTCACACCCTTACTACTAGGATTAGCCGTAATCTCTAAATCAATATCAAGTCTGGCTAAATAA
- a CDS encoding four-helix bundle copper-binding protein, whose product MTTTQSHDSLLETCIQACLDCLRECENCANACLDSDMVQMMAACIKRCRDCADTCDLCARFMARNSDIHGQMCSICAEACDHCAAECEKHDHDHCKQCAESCRRCAESCRQMATAMA is encoded by the coding sequence ATGACCACAACTCAATCTCACGATTCTTTGTTGGAAACTTGCATTCAAGCTTGTCTTGATTGTTTACGCGAGTGCGAAAACTGTGCTAATGCTTGCTTAGACAGCGATATGGTGCAGATGATGGCTGCATGTATCAAACGCTGCCGTGATTGTGCTGACACTTGCGACCTCTGTGCTCGTTTTATGGCTCGCAATTCAGATATTCACGGTCAGATGTGCAGCATCTGCGCCGAAGCCTGCGATCACTGCGCTGCAGAGTGCGAGAAGCACGACCACGACCACTGCAAGCAATGTGCTGAATCCTGTCGTCGTTGTGCAGAGTCTTGCCGTCAAATGGCAACTGCAATGGCATAA